A single region of the Terriglobia bacterium genome encodes:
- a CDS encoding NB-ARC domain-containing protein, which translates to MLRARLAARKSVLVHGPSGVGKTLLLVYVLPEFPQALYCPSTPSSQVVFKRLAELLAARKDPTVAKICRGRTDTLLSKSSISLKGIVTDALRAGKYVLVLDHLNQPSQSFATMVREVVWLCSTPVIAVARSAHMEDAGFVAPLLSDRSERLAIRNFGAESAAGFAERVVSQKHLVATNLKAVVDNIVECSDGNPGAIVHMIEMAGQTKYRSKDHIKWSPLYIDFRMEWATANAN; encoded by the coding sequence TTGCTCCGCGCAAGACTGGCGGCGCGTAAGTCCGTGCTCGTACACGGACCATCGGGAGTAGGGAAAACCCTTCTCCTGGTTTATGTGCTGCCGGAATTCCCGCAAGCCCTCTATTGCCCGTCCACGCCAAGTTCGCAGGTTGTGTTCAAACGATTGGCGGAACTGCTCGCCGCCAGGAAAGATCCTACCGTCGCGAAGATCTGCAGAGGTCGGACAGACACTCTACTTTCAAAGTCGTCCATTTCCCTAAAAGGGATAGTCACGGACGCTCTTCGGGCGGGGAAGTACGTGCTGGTACTCGATCACCTCAACCAGCCTTCACAATCGTTTGCGACCATGGTGAGAGAAGTCGTTTGGCTGTGCTCGACCCCTGTGATAGCGGTGGCACGATCCGCGCACATGGAGGACGCAGGATTTGTGGCCCCGCTGCTTTCTGACCGGAGCGAAAGACTTGCGATCAGGAACTTTGGTGCGGAGAGCGCAGCAGGCTTTGCCGAGCGTGTCGTTTCGCAGAAACATCTGGTTGCGACAAATCTCAAGGCGGTTGTTGACAACATCGTTGAATGCAGTGACGGCAATCCCGGAGCTATTGTGCACATGATCGAGATGGCTGGCCAGACGAAGTATCGGAGCAAAGACCACATCAAGTGGTCGCCGCTTTATATCGATTTCAGGATGGAGTGGGCTACGGCGAACGCCAACTAG
- a CDS encoding glycoside hydrolase family 30 beta sandwich domain-containing protein, translating to MASNSNITLYPSKQFQEILGFGAAFTDAACFTLTRLSSDARRQLFHTLFGGSQMGLSVSRICVGASDYSQNLYSYDDGPGPDPDLKRFSIDHDRAYILPIIREARAVNPDLWLLASPWSPPGWMKANDSMLGGSMRKTWYAAYAEYLERFLDAYAAAGVPINSLTTQNEVDTDQDGRMPACLWGQEYEIEFVRDHLGPRLAKSGNKTDIWILDHNYNLWGRVLCELEDEQARKFIKGVAWHGYAGTPDAMTRVQKAYPQVPQFWTEGGPDFVKPGYATEWSKWSTEFTGILRNYARCIIAWNYALDEHGKPNIGPFDCAGLITVDSKSAAISYSGQYWAMAHFSSHMHRGAKIIESSCDLSDVAHVAALNPSGQHVLVLTNSGTEKRTVSIRSGNSLAEALLPADSVSTLVWS from the coding sequence GTGGCGTCGAACAGCAATATCACCCTCTACCCGTCGAAGCAGTTTCAGGAGATACTCGGCTTCGGCGCGGCATTCACCGATGCCGCCTGTTTCACGCTTACCCGCTTGAGCAGCGATGCTCGCCGCCAACTCTTTCATACTCTCTTTGGTGGTTCGCAGATGGGCCTCTCGGTCAGCCGCATTTGTGTAGGCGCCAGCGATTATTCGCAAAACCTCTACAGCTACGACGACGGCCCTGGGCCCGATCCTGACCTGAAGCGTTTTTCGATCGATCACGATCGCGCCTACATCCTTCCCATTATTCGGGAAGCCCGCGCCGTGAATCCCGACTTGTGGCTGCTCGCCTCCCCCTGGAGCCCGCCGGGCTGGATGAAAGCCAATGATTCCATGCTCGGCGGTTCCATGCGCAAGACCTGGTACGCGGCTTACGCGGAATACCTGGAACGCTTCCTCGATGCCTACGCAGCCGCAGGCGTACCCATCAACTCGCTGACCACGCAAAACGAGGTGGACACCGACCAGGATGGCAGAATGCCTGCCTGTCTCTGGGGGCAGGAATACGAAATCGAATTCGTGCGCGACCATCTAGGTCCACGGCTGGCAAAGTCCGGAAACAAAACAGACATCTGGATCCTCGACCACAATTACAACCTCTGGGGCCGAGTTCTTTGTGAACTCGAAGACGAGCAGGCGCGAAAGTTCATCAAAGGCGTGGCCTGGCATGGTTACGCTGGCACTCCAGATGCCATGACGCGCGTTCAAAAAGCGTACCCGCAGGTACCGCAGTTCTGGACCGAGGGCGGCCCTGATTTCGTGAAGCCGGGTTACGCTACCGAGTGGTCCAAGTGGAGCACAGAGTTCACCGGCATCCTGCGCAATTATGCGCGCTGCATCATCGCATGGAACTACGCCCTCGATGAGCACGGAAAGCCCAACATCGGCCCGTTTGACTGCGCGGGACTGATCACGGTTGATTCGAAATCTGCGGCGATTTCCTACAGCGGTCAGTACTGGGCAATGGCGCACTTTTCAAGCCACATGCATCGCGGTGCAAAGATCATCGAGAGTTCCTGCGATCTCAGCGATGTGGCCCACGTTGCGGCGCTGAATCCGTCCGGCCAGCATGTACTCGTCCTGACGAATAGCGGCACGGAGAAGCGCACCGTCAGCATCCGATCTGGCAACTCTCTCGCCGAAGCGCTTCTCCCTGCGGATTCAGTGTCGACCTTGGTCTGGAGCTAG
- a CDS encoding carboxypeptidase regulatory-like domain-containing protein produces the protein MLILLGTLACVAAFGQATSGTMFGTVQDPTGAVVADATVTATAPNIGLTRTTTSNQSGDFAFPNLPPATYNVEVTAKGFKTHVTTGVVVGATDRVSAGAQVLEVGGTGTSVTVTAEGAQIQLQSNSGERSDTITSKQLNNVALNGRMVLDYMKLVPGVISSFDGHQSGTGGIDAFNINGTRANEHEFTIDGASNVDTGNNGGTHVTINTDAIQEVKILTSNYQAEYGKAAGGQVIVTTKSGTSQFHGDARIFHRHEGLNANEWFNKRDQIQNNQPNQPGKYRYNYFGYQIGGPVIVPGTDFNKNKDKVFFFWGQEYYRQLLPVNGDRVTFYTPTALERVGDFSQSVDGNGLPVQISGPGIVPGTNKIDRSLLNPAQQAVFDQVSKILSLYPLPNVASAYGNGTNNYNYLTTFSPANPRREDIFRLDYQINAANRFFGRYIGNSDTTSGPVLPWPGYGTFACTGGIVFSGGCTSKHPGWNLSINLISTITPNLLNEFSFGPSVSSTYSSGKGGNLSVGANGIDMPLLYPVSPDQSIPDLGFGGLNNTNFGWTYLGATPWHQANTTINLNDNVSWVKSGHTFKFGVFYQRNRKDQIAWGNVNGQFSFGVGPTSPSGCDSNVSACGDPLASALLGSFDSFSQSASRPVGYFRYNQLEFYAQDTWKVTPRFTLDYGMRFAWVPPQTDARNQVAIFDPAAYDPAKAVAIDPNSGNIILNDQPGGNPNGDPLNGMVFTANHQIPAGGWNDRGVMPEPRIGFAYDLSDDHKTVLRGGFGMMHDRTQGNLIFNEVFNNPVLDAKPAIYNNNIANLGSVSVAANTSPLGAIYGASRDGKVPTVYSFSLGIQHELTNSTTLDLAYVGTLSRHLTTARDINAIPYGTEFTAAAQNPNATFAWWSPNSGQTCFPGGVVGPEPGLPTQYSDAGYSYSSACAYPTSYLVPYKGYGQMEYLEFNGNGNYNSLQASLQRRFAQGLTFGVVYTWSKAMTTANSDEDFLDPFINSIMYRRASFDRTHVFAANYVYNLPNVTKHFGGPKWLSFITDDFQLSGITQFMSGNPLYPTSYWWNTTENQVTGSNDWGKMPIFMYVNNDGTFQTPKLGAPTKPNWDLYRSGGMQDWDMSLFKNIKFTEARYIQLRLEAFNVFNHPNFYGKELGYGLNSASGSTPMSYSTAGNFGQYTSTYSGTGGPRVVQLGAKFYF, from the coding sequence TTGCTGATCCTCCTGGGTACATTGGCGTGCGTTGCCGCTTTCGGCCAGGCAACGTCGGGAACCATGTTTGGAACGGTTCAGGATCCGACGGGCGCTGTTGTCGCCGATGCAACCGTCACTGCTACCGCACCCAACATCGGTCTGACGCGAACCACGACGTCCAATCAATCTGGTGATTTCGCTTTTCCCAACCTGCCACCGGCAACCTACAACGTCGAGGTTACTGCGAAGGGTTTCAAAACACATGTGACCACCGGGGTGGTGGTGGGAGCCACGGATCGTGTCAGTGCCGGCGCACAGGTGCTTGAGGTGGGCGGCACCGGAACCTCGGTCACGGTCACGGCCGAAGGCGCTCAGATCCAGTTGCAAAGCAATTCCGGGGAGCGCTCTGACACCATTACCAGCAAGCAACTCAACAATGTTGCCTTAAACGGACGGATGGTGCTGGATTATATGAAGCTCGTTCCGGGAGTCATCAGTAGCTTTGACGGCCACCAATCCGGTACGGGTGGGATCGACGCATTCAACATCAACGGGACCCGTGCCAATGAACACGAGTTCACCATCGATGGCGCTTCGAATGTCGATACCGGGAACAACGGTGGCACTCACGTCACCATCAACACCGATGCCATCCAGGAAGTCAAGATCTTAACTTCCAATTACCAAGCGGAATACGGCAAGGCCGCAGGGGGCCAGGTTATCGTCACAACCAAGAGCGGAACCAGCCAGTTCCACGGTGATGCCCGGATCTTTCACCGCCACGAAGGGTTGAACGCAAACGAATGGTTCAACAAGCGGGACCAGATTCAGAACAACCAGCCGAATCAACCTGGCAAGTATCGATATAACTATTTCGGTTACCAGATCGGTGGCCCAGTGATTGTCCCCGGCACGGATTTCAACAAGAACAAGGACAAGGTGTTCTTCTTCTGGGGCCAGGAATACTATCGCCAGTTGCTGCCCGTGAACGGCGACCGCGTCACGTTCTATACTCCGACCGCTTTGGAACGCGTCGGCGATTTTTCTCAGTCAGTGGACGGAAATGGTCTACCCGTTCAGATCTCCGGACCAGGAATCGTCCCGGGCACGAACAAGATCGATCGTTCCCTGCTGAATCCTGCCCAGCAGGCCGTGTTTGATCAGGTCTCGAAGATACTCTCCCTTTATCCCCTGCCCAACGTTGCCTCCGCTTATGGCAATGGCACCAACAATTACAATTACCTGACCACCTTCTCGCCCGCGAATCCGCGACGGGAAGACATATTCCGCCTCGATTATCAGATCAACGCAGCCAATCGGTTTTTTGGTCGTTATATCGGCAACTCCGATACGACCAGCGGCCCTGTGCTTCCCTGGCCTGGCTACGGAACATTTGCCTGCACTGGCGGTATCGTATTCAGTGGTGGCTGCACTTCCAAGCATCCTGGCTGGAACTTATCCATCAATCTCATCAGCACCATCACTCCCAACCTTCTCAATGAGTTCTCGTTCGGACCCAGTGTGAGTTCTACTTATTCATCGGGAAAAGGTGGGAACCTCTCCGTCGGAGCAAATGGCATCGACATGCCGCTGCTCTACCCGGTTTCGCCGGACCAGTCGATCCCCGATCTCGGATTTGGCGGCCTTAATAACACAAACTTCGGATGGACCTACCTTGGCGCTACGCCGTGGCATCAGGCCAATACCACCATCAACCTGAACGATAACGTCAGCTGGGTGAAGAGCGGCCATACCTTCAAGTTCGGCGTCTTTTATCAGCGGAACCGTAAGGACCAGATCGCCTGGGGCAATGTCAACGGTCAGTTCAGCTTCGGTGTGGGACCCACTTCGCCGTCGGGATGTGACAGCAACGTAAGCGCATGCGGCGATCCGCTAGCCAGTGCGTTGCTCGGCTCTTTCGATTCGTTCAGTCAATCCGCCTCGCGTCCAGTCGGGTACTTCCGGTACAACCAACTTGAGTTCTACGCGCAAGATACCTGGAAGGTCACGCCGCGCTTCACACTCGACTACGGAATGCGCTTTGCTTGGGTTCCACCGCAGACCGATGCGAGAAACCAGGTCGCAATCTTCGATCCCGCCGCGTATGACCCGGCAAAAGCGGTTGCAATTGATCCGAACAGTGGAAACATCATTCTCAATGACCAACCCGGTGGGAATCCAAACGGCGATCCTCTCAACGGGATGGTGTTCACAGCCAACCACCAGATTCCAGCTGGTGGCTGGAATGACCGTGGCGTAATGCCGGAGCCGCGTATTGGCTTCGCCTATGACTTGTCGGACGACCACAAGACGGTCCTTCGCGGTGGCTTCGGTATGATGCACGACCGCACACAAGGCAACCTCATCTTCAACGAAGTCTTCAACAACCCAGTCCTCGACGCAAAACCAGCGATCTACAACAACAACATTGCCAACCTCGGTTCCGTGTCAGTTGCGGCTAACACTTCACCGCTGGGGGCCATTTATGGAGCATCGCGAGACGGCAAGGTGCCGACGGTGTACAGCTTCAGTCTCGGCATCCAGCACGAACTCACCAATTCAACCACGTTGGATTTGGCCTATGTTGGAACGCTGTCGCGTCACCTAACCACGGCACGGGATATCAACGCAATCCCGTACGGAACGGAGTTCACCGCGGCGGCACAGAACCCGAACGCGACTTTCGCCTGGTGGAGCCCGAATTCCGGTCAGACCTGCTTCCCTGGCGGCGTGGTCGGTCCTGAGCCGGGATTGCCGACGCAGTACTCCGACGCAGGTTACAGCTACAGTTCCGCCTGTGCGTACCCCACATCGTATCTCGTGCCCTATAAAGGTTACGGACAGATGGAGTACCTGGAGTTCAATGGCAACGGCAACTACAACTCGCTGCAGGCTTCATTGCAGCGACGGTTTGCCCAGGGCCTCACCTTTGGTGTGGTGTATACCTGGTCAAAAGCGATGACCACCGCGAACTCGGATGAGGACTTCCTGGATCCGTTCATCAACAGCATCATGTATCGCCGCGCATCGTTCGACCGAACCCATGTTTTTGCGGCAAACTACGTCTACAACCTGCCCAATGTGACAAAACACTTTGGCGGACCCAAATGGTTGTCTTTTATCACGGACGACTTCCAACTCAGCGGAATCACCCAGTTCATGTCAGGCAACCCGCTGTATCCAACCTCTTACTGGTGGAACACAACCGAGAACCAGGTTACGGGCAGCAACGACTGGGGCAAGATGCCGATCTTTATGTACGTTAATAATGACGGCACTTTCCAGACCCCGAAGCTTGGAGCGCCAACAAAACCCAACTGGGATTTGTATCGGAGCGGCGGGATGCAGGACTGGGATATGTCGCTCTTCAAGAACATCAAGTTCACTGAAGCTCGCTATATACAACTCCGCCTGGAGGCCTTCAACGTCTTCAACCATCCGAACTTCTACGGGAAGGAACTCGGATATGGCCTGAATTCCGCCAGCGGATCTACTCCGATGTCCTACAGTACGGCCGGAAATTTTGGCCAGTACACCTCAACCTATTCCGGAACTGGCGGACCACGCGTGGTCCAACTCGGCGCGAAGTTCTACTTCTAA
- a CDS encoding DUF190 domain-containing protein, with the protein MAVYVMEGESYHGAPVYSAILDFLFYRGISGATVTRGIAGFGTDHKLHTSRLVDLADKMPIKIEFIESAEKVAEILPKLSDIVGNGFFEIHDTNVVRPPGINQQEPAPPPLKREGKAKMMRILVGENDKWNGKPLHEAVVHSLRANDIAGVTVFRGILGYGANRRIHKDSALNLSHDAPILLSVVDTEEKLRAFIPVLDQMIQQGLVALSDVEIIKYTHDYTQVERRKEERK; encoded by the coding sequence GTGGCTGTGTACGTCATGGAAGGAGAGAGCTATCACGGGGCGCCGGTGTATTCGGCGATCCTCGATTTTCTCTTCTACCGGGGAATTTCCGGTGCCACTGTCACACGGGGCATCGCAGGCTTCGGCACGGACCATAAACTCCATACGTCCCGCCTGGTAGACCTTGCGGACAAGATGCCGATAAAGATCGAATTCATCGAGAGCGCGGAGAAGGTTGCGGAAATTCTTCCGAAGCTTTCCGATATTGTTGGCAACGGCTTCTTCGAGATTCACGACACGAATGTCGTTCGGCCGCCCGGCATCAATCAGCAAGAGCCTGCGCCACCTCCTCTGAAGCGCGAGGGCAAAGCCAAGATGATGCGCATCCTTGTCGGGGAGAACGATAAATGGAATGGAAAGCCGCTTCATGAAGCGGTTGTTCACAGCTTGCGGGCAAATGACATTGCCGGCGTCACCGTGTTTCGAGGCATTCTCGGGTATGGTGCAAACCGTCGGATACATAAGGACTCGGCGCTGAATCTTTCGCACGATGCGCCTATCCTGCTGTCGGTCGTTGACACCGAGGAAAAGCTCCGGGCGTTCATTCCCGTTCTCGATCAGATGATCCAACAGGGACTTGTTGCGCTGTCTGACGTCGAGATCATCAAGTACACCCACGATTACACCCAGGTTGAGCGCCGGAAGGAGGAACGCAAATGA
- a CDS encoding winged helix-turn-helix domain-containing protein encodes MKGHFRIADWEVEPEINCLRKQDRAVHIEPKIMQVLIQLASHSNEVLSKDQLMHAVWPDTFVGEDVLTRCISELRRVFEDDARAPRFIQTIPKTGYRLIAQVIPPDPPTSATRTPWPAEAGRSPGSSRSGVAVLEPAVEPEESTSVAAIKASRLRWITVLGAVTLLSIASFVAYRWERQRKLIVVPEGGYRTVPFTSDEGAQVQPAFSPDGNQVAYAWSGLRGSKRDIYLKLLDSENPLRLTSDGSDNYSPVWSPDGRSIAFMRDSAADRGIYIIPAIGGPARKVYTPKGTIEWDRGTLSWSPDGKRLLFPDGKSASTPSSIYSLSLDSLQAVPITTPPKYWDGDVGPAFSPDGTRIAFLRAVDAAVRDIYIMGANGGEPQRITHDNRFVNAIAWSRDGQSLVFSSDRGGKFSLWRIAVSGGKPVRLPVGGEDAFSPNIAPRGDRMVYAQSSSKWSIMRMKLTPGGAKEPPAPVLSSTQQDSAPQISPDGTHIAFQSWRSGTQEIWVASSNGSELAKLTSFERSLTGSPAWSPDGKQIAFDSRPQGHSHVFVIAADGGIPKQITDGESNDIVPSWSPDGRWIYFGSNRSGAWQIWKVPSGGGQAQQVTRDGGFVAIPSLDGKYVYFARADAAGIWRIPVNGGADVQVAPQPRIGYWGYWTVAKQGLYYLDSTTKPDSIDLATPDGRVLHVRKLQGTPPPFAGITVSPDGQSLLYTDLTEAGSHLTLVENFR; translated from the coding sequence TTGAAGGGTCATTTTCGCATCGCCGATTGGGAAGTCGAGCCGGAGATCAACTGTCTCAGAAAGCAGGATCGTGCGGTTCATATAGAACCGAAGATCATGCAGGTGCTCATTCAACTGGCTTCGCACTCCAACGAGGTGCTCTCCAAGGACCAGTTGATGCACGCGGTCTGGCCGGATACCTTCGTGGGCGAGGACGTCCTTACCCGCTGCATATCGGAATTGCGCCGAGTATTCGAAGATGACGCCCGGGCGCCGCGGTTCATTCAGACGATTCCAAAAACTGGATACCGATTGATAGCTCAGGTTATTCCTCCGGACCCGCCAACGTCAGCGACGCGGACGCCCTGGCCAGCGGAGGCGGGACGAAGCCCTGGGTCGTCCCGCAGCGGTGTCGCCGTTCTTGAGCCCGCGGTAGAACCAGAGGAGAGTACTTCAGTAGCCGCGATAAAAGCATCAAGGCTTCGTTGGATTACGGTTTTGGGTGCGGTTACTCTACTTTCGATTGCGTCCTTTGTGGCTTACCGGTGGGAACGACAACGAAAGCTGATTGTTGTCCCTGAAGGCGGTTATAGAACAGTTCCATTCACCTCAGACGAAGGTGCACAAGTCCAGCCTGCATTCTCTCCAGACGGCAACCAGGTCGCGTACGCGTGGAGCGGATTGAGGGGCAGTAAACGCGATATCTACTTGAAATTGCTGGACAGCGAGAACCCGTTACGCCTGACCTCGGACGGGTCGGACAACTATAGTCCGGTATGGTCGCCGGACGGCCGCTCGATTGCGTTTATGCGAGACTCCGCAGCCGACCGCGGTATTTACATCATTCCCGCAATTGGTGGTCCCGCGCGGAAGGTGTATACGCCGAAAGGGACCATCGAATGGGATCGCGGAACCCTTTCGTGGTCTCCGGATGGCAAGCGACTTTTGTTCCCGGACGGCAAGTCTGCAAGCACACCGTCATCTATTTATTCGCTCTCGCTGGATTCGCTGCAGGCCGTTCCAATTACGACGCCACCAAAGTACTGGGACGGAGACGTAGGACCCGCGTTCTCTCCGGATGGCACCAGGATCGCCTTCTTGCGTGCGGTTGATGCCGCAGTGCGCGACATCTACATCATGGGCGCAAATGGCGGGGAACCCCAGCGCATTACCCACGACAATCGGTTTGTGAACGCCATCGCATGGAGCCGCGATGGACAATCCCTGGTGTTCTCGTCCGATCGAGGTGGCAAATTCTCGTTGTGGCGCATCGCTGTTTCCGGTGGCAAGCCCGTGCGCCTGCCCGTTGGTGGTGAAGACGCCTTCAGCCCGAACATTGCGCCGCGTGGCGACCGGATGGTTTACGCCCAAAGCTCGTCGAAGTGGAGCATCATGCGGATGAAGTTGACCCCGGGCGGCGCGAAGGAACCTCCCGCGCCAGTGCTTTCCTCGACGCAGCAGGACTCGGCACCGCAGATTTCTCCCGACGGTACACATATAGCCTTTCAATCGTGGCGGAGTGGAACGCAGGAAATTTGGGTCGCATCCAGCAACGGCTCCGAACTGGCGAAGCTCACATCGTTCGAGCGATCGTTGACCGGGAGCCCTGCATGGTCGCCGGATGGAAAGCAGATCGCGTTCGATTCGCGGCCGCAGGGACACTCGCACGTGTTCGTGATCGCCGCCGACGGTGGCATTCCGAAACAGATCACGGATGGGGAATCGAATGACATTGTGCCATCGTGGTCGCCGGATGGGCGTTGGATCTACTTCGGCTCGAATCGCAGTGGTGCTTGGCAGATATGGAAGGTGCCATCGGGCGGCGGGCAGGCGCAGCAGGTGACCCGCGATGGCGGGTTCGTTGCGATTCCTTCGCTGGATGGTAAGTACGTTTACTTTGCGCGAGCCGACGCGGCGGGGATTTGGCGCATTCCGGTCAATGGCGGAGCGGACGTTCAAGTCGCACCGCAGCCGCGCATCGGCTACTGGGGTTATTGGACAGTAGCGAAACAAGGGCTCTATTACCTGGATTCGACTACAAAGCCCGACAGCATCGATCTCGCCACTCCCGACGGCAGGGTTCTGCATGTGCGAAAGCTGCAAGGTACCCCACCACCGTTTGCCGGAATCACGGTCTCGCCGGATGGCCAATCGTTGCTCTATACCGACCTAACCGAGGCCGGAAGCCACCTGACGCTGGTCGAAAACTTCCGTTAA
- the crcB gene encoding fluoride efflux transporter CrcB gives MLKYVMVGIGGFIGAIARFVLGSYIGNRFGTRFPYGTFVINITGTFLLGIVMTVLVQKTDASPNWHYLVPIGFIGAYTTFSTFEYETLRTVQDGQMLMGFANVALSVIAGFGAVWAGVVVGRTFS, from the coding sequence TTGCTTAAGTATGTGATGGTGGGAATCGGCGGGTTTATCGGTGCGATTGCCCGGTTTGTTCTAGGCAGCTATATAGGAAATCGATTCGGAACGCGCTTCCCATACGGAACTTTTGTGATCAACATTACGGGGACATTCCTGCTTGGAATTGTCATGACCGTGTTGGTACAGAAGACGGATGCGAGTCCGAACTGGCATTATCTCGTGCCGATCGGGTTCATCGGCGCGTATACAACGTTTTCAACGTTTGAGTATGAAACGCTCCGAACGGTCCAGGACGGCCAAATGCTGATGGGCTTTGCGAATGTGGCGCTGAGTGTGATCGCCGGATTTGGCGCGGTTTGGGCCGGAGTTGTAGTCGGGCGGACATTCTCGTGA
- a CDS encoding DUF190 domain-containing protein codes for MKLEGRAKMLRIHFGEDDKWQNQPLYRAIVEKCRELDIAGATVYRGIQGYGASTLIHRSQAFFSKDAPIMVQVIDTEENINKLLPLLDGMVSEGLIAMSDVEVIRYVHEEGKRSM; via the coding sequence ATGAAACTGGAGGGTCGGGCGAAAATGCTTCGCATTCATTTCGGCGAGGATGACAAGTGGCAGAATCAGCCGCTTTATCGCGCGATCGTGGAGAAGTGCAGGGAACTCGACATCGCTGGCGCCACCGTGTATCGCGGGATCCAGGGATACGGCGCGAGCACGTTGATTCATCGGTCGCAGGCGTTCTTCTCCAAGGATGCTCCCATCATGGTGCAGGTGATAGACACCGAGGAGAACATCAACAAGCTTCTGCCCTTACTGGATGGGATGGTTTCCGAGGGACTGATCGCGATGTCGGATGTTGAAGTAATCCGTTACGTTCACGAGGAGGGCAAGCGTTCAATGTAG